The following nucleotide sequence is from Nesterenkonia xinjiangensis.
GCAGGGCGGCGAGGACGCAGACGCCGACGACACAGACGCCGACGACACAGACGACGACTGATGTCACTGAGCTGACATGGATGACCGGGGCGCCCCGGGAGCATCACCTGCAGGTGATGCTCCCGGGGCGTCCTGCATGTGCCCAGGGTGAGCAGGGACTCTCCGCGCCGAGCATCGGCTCTCGACTCCGTTAGGCTGGGACGAGTCGTCCCGCAACGGAGAGGAAATCCCCCATGTCTTTCGGTCAGCGCAGCTACGACCGCACCCGTCCTGAGATCGACTTCCCCGGCGACACCCCTCCGGAGGAGCTCGTCGTCGAGGAGCTCATCCCCGGCGGCGGCCCGGGAGTCGAGCCCGGAGACCAGATCTCCTGCCACTACGTCGGGGTCTCCTGGTCCACTGGTGAGGAGTTCGACGCCTCCTGGAACCGCGGCCAGCCCCTGGACTTCACCGCCGGCGCCGGCCAGGTGATCTCCGGCTGGGACCAGGGCCTGATCGGGATGCAGGAGGGCGCCCGGCGCCGTCTGGAGATCCCGCCGCATCTGGCCTACGGGGAGCAGGGCGCCGGAGGGGCCATCGGTCCGAACGAGACGCTGATCTTCGTGGTCGACCTGGTCAGCATCCGCCGAGCCGGCTGAGCCGACGTGGTCGGGTACCGGCACATCAGCCGCCGCGCCGCGGACCGCGTCGTGGGCATCGACGGGGGCATCGACGGGGACGTCGTCGCGGAGTATGAGGCCGCCTCGCACGCCACGGGTGCGGAGGAGACTCAGGACGTCACCGCCGACTCCGGGGTGAGCCGTGCCCTGTCCCTGGCCGCCACGCTGATCGACGCCGCGCCGAGCGGACTGACCAAGGCTGAGGTCCGGGAGCGCGTCGAGCACTACCGGACTGCGGGTGACGGGGCCTCGGCGGAGGCTTTCGAGCAGCAGTTCAGCCGGGACAAGCGGCATCTGCGACGCATCGGCATCGAGATCACCGAGCAGGGTGGCGGTGCGGAGGATCGCGAGGGTCGTGGAGGCGACCACGAGTTCCGCTATCTGATCGATCCTCAGGCCCACGGGCTGCCGCTGCTGGAGCTGGACGCCGAGGAGGTCGTCGCGCTGCGGCACACCGAGCTGCTGTGGAGCGGCACCCGAGCCCAGCAGGCGATCCGTCAGGCCTCGGGAGCGCTGCTCGCGCCTCATCTCGGCGAGGGCGGGCTCCCCGACGTCGGCGGACCGGCGCAGTCCCAGCCGTCGGCGGTCCGCCTGGGACTGGCGGACGATCAGGTCCTCGACCACCTGGCCGTGCTGGCTGAGGCCCGCGGCTCACGGGTCGTCGGATTCGACTACGGCCCGCGCGGCCGGCACCGCGCTGAACGCCGCCGGACTCTGCCTCTGGGCGTGGGGTCGCGCGGCGGCTGGTACCTGGTGGGCCACGACCTGGACCGCGATGCCGTGCGGGTCTACCGATTGGACCGCATCCGGGGGGCGATCGAGCCGCTCACGGTGCAGGACGACGGTGCCGCCGCCATCCTGCAGGGCATCGCGGAGGGACGGGTCGATCCCCGGAAGGTCACCCAGGAGCAGCTCGAGACCCTGGGGCCGGTCCATGGTACCGAGACCGTGGAGCTCGCGGTCGCCGAGGCGCTGGTGCCCTCCTTCCTGCCGCATGCCCGGGCGCAGAGTGCTGAGGATGTTGAGAGCGCGGATGGTGCGGTCACTCAGCGCCGGCGGAGCCGAGGAGACGGCGCCCGCAGGCTCACCGTGGAGACTTCGCTGCACGACTCCTTCGTCGGGAAGGTCGCGGCGGCGGGGCCCCAGGTGCACATCCTGTCCGGTCATCGGCTCACCGCTCTGGTGCGGTCCCACCTCGAGTCGGTGCTGCGCGCCCACCGGGACGTCCCGGCGGAGCCGATCGAGCTGAAGCCGGTCAAGCACGGGGCGAGGAACGACGCCCTGGTCAAGATCGCCCGTGTGGTGAGCATCGCCGCCTATCTGCAGGCCTCCGGCGGCGCCAGGGTCAGCGACCTGCTCCGGCGCTACAGCCTGGAACCCCGCCAGCTGCACCGCGACCTGCTCTCACTGCAGCAGTCTGCGGCCTTCGACGACGCGCAGTTCGGCCACTACATCGACATCACCCCGGAGCTGCCGCTGACCCGTCGCGTCTTCGAGGAGCGGCTGGTCCCGGAGGATCCGGTGATCAGGGTGCAGCTGCCCGGGGAGCGGCTCAGCAGCACCCTGGGCAGGCCGCTGCGGCTCTCCACCCCGCAGGCGCTGTCCCTGCTCATCGGACTCGAGGGTCTGATCGCCTCGGAGGACCCCACTGAGGAGCTGGTCCGGGCCGCCGCCGAGCGGCTGCGTGACCGGATCCGGGCCATCGTGCCTGAGGAGCTCGACGTCACCGCAGCCGAGCTGAGTGTGGTCTGGCACAGCGACGATGACTTCGGCCGGGAGCCCCAGCTGCACGCGGCCCTGGGGGCCGGTCATGCCGTGGAGCTGCTCTATGAGGACCTTCAGGGGCGGCGCACCAGGCGCACCGTCGATCCGGTGAACCTGCTGCATGACGGGCCACGCACCTATCTGCGTGCCTGGTGCCGCTCTGCCCAGGGGGAGCGGAACTTCCTGCTGTCTCGGATGCTGGAGCTTCGTCCGCTTCCGGAGACGCCGTTGAGCCGGGAGTCGCTCCGGCTGGCCGCCGAGCCCGCGCGGCGTCCTGAGGTTCCCCGGCTGCCCGAGGACACGCTGGTCACGCTGCGCTTCGCCCCGTCGGCCGTCGCACTCGCCGACGGCTGGGCGCCGCTGCGAGAGGCGTGGCATGAGGGCGGCGCCCGCACGGTGGAGGTCGCACTGCGCAGCCCGGCCATCGCCGTCGACCTGGCCCTGCGCTCTGGCGGCGACGTCACCGTCACCGCTCCGGAGGAGCTCTCTGCGGAGGTGCTGCACCGGGCCGAGGCGGCGTTGGCGGCGGTGCGGAGGAACGCGTCCAGCTGCGTGGAGTATCCTGAGACACAGACGAAAGGACGCACTCCATGAACATCACCGGTTGGCAGATCGCCATCATCGCCCTGCTCATCATCCTGCTGTTCGGTGCGCCGAAGCTTCCGCAGCTGGCCAAGTCCGTGGGCCAGTCGATGCGCATCTTCAAGTCCGAGGTCCGCACGATGAACGACGAGTCCCAGGACAAGGAGCCCGAACCCGACGCCGACGAGCGCCCGGCGGTGGAAGGCCGCGTGGTGGACCCCTCCGAGTCTCCGCGCCGCCGCGGCTCGGAGCAGCGCCGGGACCACGCCTGAGGGCGGCCGATGGCCGGGACGCAGGACGAGGATCCCCGGACCACCGGACGACGCCGCAGGAAGAGACGCCGCAGGGACGCTGAGGGGAAGATGCCCCTCAAGGAGCATCTGCGTGAGCTCCGCAACCGCCTGATCAAAGCCTGTCTCGGCATCGTCGTGGGTGCGGTCGCGGGCTTCTTCCTCTATGACACGATCTTTGCGCTGCTGAGCTCCCCGGTGGTCGACTTCGACGACGTCGACCGCAGCACCGAGATCGCTTTCAACACGGTCGGGCAGCCGCTGGACCTGATGATCCGCATCTCCCTTTTCGTGGGCATCGTGATCTCGTCTCCGGTGTGGCTCTATCAGGTGTGGGCGTTCATCATGCCCGGGCTGCAGAAGAAGGAGAAGCGCTATGCGATGGGCTTCATCGCCGCCTCGGTGCCGTTGTTCGTCATCGGGATCGCCATGGCCTATGTGGTGCTGCCGCAGGCGATCCGCTTCTTCTTCACCCTGAACCCCGAGGGCACCTCCAACATCATCGCCCCGGATGTCTACTTCACCTTCGTGCTGCACCTCTTCCTGGCCTTCGGGATCGCGATGGTCATCCCGGTCGTGCTGGTCGGGGTGAACATGATGGGCCTGATCACCGGTCGGCGGGTGCTCAAGAGCTGGCGCGGCACGCTGATGTTCATCGCGCTGATCTCCGCGATGGCCGCCCCCGGCGGTGACGCGATCACCATGTTCTTCATCGCCGGGCCCCTGGTGGTGCTCTTCGGGGTCGCGATCGTGCTCTGCCTGCTCAATGACAAGCGGCGCGAGAAGCGCGTGGCCGCGCGTGAGGCCGCCAACGAGGATCTCGTCGCCTAGTCATCGCCGGCCAGCAGGTCCTTGTCGGCTCTGAGATCGTCGCTCAGTTGCGGATCGTCGCTGAATCCAGAGACGATCCGCAACTGAGCGACGATCTGGGGCGGGGCCCGGCTGGTGACTCGCCCCGGGGGAGAGCCGCTCAGCTCCGAGCGGCCTGCTGGGCGCGAAGTCCACGCAGCAGGTCGTCCTGCTCCTCGATCAGGATGCGCCGCAGGGCCGCGGGCGCGTCGTCGTGGGCCCGGAGCCACTCGGCGGTGCGCCGGGCCGCGGGGTGCTCCTCAGGGGACTGGCCCGCCTCGAGGTCCTGGACTCCCGGGTAGAGCCCGGAGACCACCCGGGTGGCCTGTCCCTGACTCATTCGCGTCCAGACGTCCTGCAGAGCGGCGAAGTAGTCCTCGTCGTGATCCGCGACGAGGGTGGCCGGTCCGCAGCGGAACCCCACCACGGTGGCGGTGAGGTGGTCGTTGGAAAGCTCCGCACCGTGCTCGTCCGTGCCGGCGATCGCCTGGGCGAAGGCTGCACGCTTGACCTCCGCCTGGGGTCGGGCGGCCAGCGCCAGCCGGTGGGCGATCCGCCCGCGTGCCGTGGTGCGGGCGGCGAGCTCGGCGTCGAGCACCTCATGCTGGACCCGCCCGTGGACGGTCAGCGCCTGGAGGAACGCCCAGCGGATCTCCTCGTCCAGATCCAGCCCGGAGATGCCCAGGGATGCGGCCTCGCCGTCGAGCAGCGCGGCGAGCAGCTCCAGCTGGGACGATGTCTGGCGCGAGAGGGTGGCGAGCGTGCGGGCGGCCGCGCGCTGCCGGTCCCCGCCCGCCTCCTCGGAGATGAACTCCGCCAGGCGTCCGGCGAACCTCTCCTCCAGCGCCTCGCGCTGCTCGACCGGAGTGTACAGCTCCAGGGCACGGACGCTCTGCCGCAGCAGCGCCTGGACGACCACGACCTCCTCGATCTGGAGGCCCAGGGTCATGACCGCCTCCAGGAAGCGGGAGGCGCTCAGCTCACCGTCGCGGACCATGGACCACAGTGCGGCCCAGACGGTGGCGCGGGACAGCGGGTCCTGCACGGGGTGGACCAGCACAGCGGCCACAGACTCGGCGTCCAGGCTGAGCTTGGCATAGGTGAGGTCCTCCTCGTTGGCCAGCAGCAGTCGCGGAACCCCCGGAGCGGGCAGCTCCAGCCCGGACACCACGGTCCGGCCGTCCAGGGTCGCAGGCACCGAGCCGGTGCGGCGCAGCGTCCCGGTGCTCCTGTCCAGCACGTGCACCCCCACATCGACCAGATGGGGCCGGGTGACCTCCTGGCCCGTGGCCGGATCCACACCACCCTCGACGACGGCGACCGATCCGTGCGACTCCACGGTCGCCGAGATCTCCGGCACCCCGGCAGTCTGCAGCCAGGCCTGCGCCCAACCGGCCATGTCCTGCCCGGAGACCTCCTCGAGCACGGTGAGGAAGTCAGCGAGGCTGGCGTTGCCGAAGGCGTGGCGGGCGAAGTACCGGCGTGCGGCCTCGCGGAACGCCTCCCGGCCCACGAAGGCGGCCAGCTGCTTGAGGACCGAGGCGCCCTTGGCATAGGTGATGCCGTCGAAGTTCTGGTCGGCGGCCTCCAGATCGGTGATGTCCGCCACGATCGGGTGGGTGGTGGGGTACTGGTCCTGCACGTAGGCCCAGGCCTTGCGCCCGTTGGCGAACGAGATCCACGAGGTCGTCCAGTCGGTGGCCTCGTCCACGGCCAGGGAGCCCATGTAGTCGGCGAAGGACTCCTTGAGCCACAGGTCGTCCCACCAGCGCATGGTCACCAGGTCCCCGAACCACATGTGCGCCATCTCGTGCATCAGGGTGTTGGCGCGCGTCTCACGCTGGGCATCGGTGGCGGCGGTGTCGAAGACGTACGCCTCGGTGAACGTCACCAGTCCCGGGTTCTCCATCGCGCCGAGGTTGTACTCCGGCACGAAGACCTGGTCGTACTTGCCCCAGGGGTAGGGGACGGCGAACTCCGCGTGGAAGAAGTCCAGCCCGCGACGGGTCAGGTCCAGCAGCTCCTCGGCGTCGAGATGCTCCGCCAGGGCGGATCGGCACAGCACCGCCAGCGGCACCTCGAGAGGCTCTTCGCCCTCCACACCGCCGCTCCAGAGACCGTCCACACGGTGGTAGGGACCGGCGAGCAGCGCCGTGATGTAGCTGGAGAGCCGTCGAGTCTCTGCGAAGCGGACCCGCACCAGGCCCACGCCCTCGAGACCCTCCGCGGCCCCCGGGACCTGTTCGCGGGAGGTCTCCGCCCCGTTGGAGCGCAGCTCCCAGGTCTCCGGACCGGTGATGGTGATCCGGAAGACCGCTTTGAGATCGGGCTGCTCGAAGACCGGGAAGACCCGTCGGGAGTCCGCCGGCTCGTACTGCGTGTAGAGGTAGACCTGCCCGTCGGCGGGGTCCACGAAGCGGTGCAGACCCTCCCCGGAGCGGGAGAACCGCGAGGTGGAGCGGATCTCCACCAGGTTCTCCTCGGCCAGCTCCGGCAGGCGGATGCGGGCGGCTCCGACGTGGTCAGCCACCGGAAGAGCAGTCCCGTTGAGGACGACCTCCTCCACGGAGGCACCCAGGTAGTCGAGGAAAGTCTCCCCGCCCGGGGCCGAGGAGCGGAAGCTGATGCGCGTGGTCACCGGATAGGTCGTGGCCCCCTCGGCGGCCGCTGCGGAGAGGTCGACGTCGACGTCGCAGGTCTGCACGCTCAGGTGCGCCGAACGCGCGGCGGCCTCGTCCCGGGTGAGGTTCTCCACCTCGGCCCGGGGGAACGGGCCGTCGAGGTCGGCGGATGCGTCAGTGTCAGTGATAGTCATGACACCATTCAACCGCATCCGCCGAGCGCGGCGCCGGCCTCTTCGACGCGGTCCGGGGGAGAGCCTCAACCCCCCTTGCGCTGGCTCCGACGCTCCTGCTGACGCCGCTTGACCAGGATCTTCTCGTCGACCGGGGCTTCCGAGGAGGCACGCAGCACGCGGTGGTGCTCCATCGCCTCGTCCTGTCGCTCCTGCTCGGCGCCGGAGGCGACCTCCATGCGCACGTGGTCGGCGGTGTAGCCGAAGGAGTCCACGATGTCCTGGGCCAGAGGCCGGAGCCGGGCGAGCAGCCGGTTGATGTAGGGCGAGAGGGTCCTGGCCCGCTGGGCGGAGATCCTGCCGTGGAGGAGGTACCAGTCCAGGGTCTCCTCGATGCGGGTGAGCGCATAGACGTCGCGCAGCCAGGTGAGCACCTGCCGAGTGCCGGCGTGCTCCACCTCCTCGAGGGCCTCGGTGAAGGACTCCCACACCAGAAGGTCAGCATGGGCCTTGGCGGCGTTGATGATCTCGTACTGGTGCTCGTTGAACGTCGCGGCCTGCTCAGCCTGAGGTTTGCGGGCCACGCTGCGCAGCTGGCCGGCGACGTCGGCGACCATCTGCCGGACCCGATCGGTGAGCAGCTCGCGCTGCACCTCGGTCTGCTTGAACCAGTTGGCGCTGCGCCGCTCGTCACCGGTGTCCTGCACCGACTGCAGGGCCCGCCGCAGCCCGAACCGGTGCAGCACGGTGGACTGTGCCTGGGAGGCGACGTACCGGGAGAGGGCACCGACATCGGCGTCCTTGAACTCGGAGGCGTAGTCGCTGAGCAGTCGCTTGGCCACCAGCTGCAGCAGCACATTGTTGTCACCCTCGAAGGTGACGTAGATGTCCAGATCGGCGTGCAGGGTTGTGAACCGGTTCTCCGCGATGAAGCCGGCCCCTCCGCAGGCCTCCCGGGCCTCCTGCAGGGTGTCCAAGGCGTGCCAGGTCGCCACCGGCTTGATCGCCGCCGCGAGGGTCTCCAGCTCCTGACGGTTCTCGTCGCTGTCGTCGGCGCCGGAGAAGACGTCGTCGAACTTGGCCAGCAGCTTCTCCTGGGCGAAGCTCAGCGCCACGGTGGTGGCCAGCCGGGGGAGCAGGCGCCGCTGGTGGAGCTGGTAGTCCATGATGACCTCCTCCTGCACCGGGGAGGAGGCGTTGAACTGGCGGCGCTGGTTGGCGTAGGTGACCGCGCCGATCAGCGCCAGCTTCGAGGCCGCCACCGAGGCGCCGGTCAGCGAGACCCGCCCCTGCACCAGGGTGCCGATCATGGTGAAGAACCGCCGCCCCGGGCTCTCGATCGGGGAGGAATAGGCACCGTCGGCGGTGACGGCGCCGTACCGGTCGAGCAGGTGGCTGCGCGGGACGCGGATCGAGTCGAAGCGGATCCGTCCGTTGTCCACACCGTTGAGCCCACCTTTCTGGCCGTCATCGGTGATGGTGATGCCGGGGAGGGTGTTGCCGTCATCATCGCGCAGGTGGCAGTAGAAGCAGTGGACCCCGTGGTTCACGCCGTCGGTGATCAGCTGGGCGAAGACCACGGCGTCCTTGCCGTCGACCGCCGCGTTGCCGAGATAACGCTTGGTGGCCGCGGTGAACGGGGTGTGGATGACGAACTCCTCGGTGTCCGGGTCATAGGTCGCGGTGGTGCCGAGGGAGGCCACGTCCGAACCGTGCCCGATCTCGGTCATCGCGAACGCCCCGGGCACGCTGAGGTCCATGATTCCGGGCAGGAAGCGTCGATGGTGCTCCTCGGTCCCCAGGTGGAGCACCGCCGCGCCGAACAGGCCCCATTGGACCCCGGACTTGATCTGCAGCGAGGGGTCGGCGGTGACCAGCTCCTCGAAGGCGGCGATGTTGCCTCCGTGGGAGTCAGCCCCGCCGAACTCCCGGGGGAAGGCTCGGTGCACCGCATCTGCGGAGACGAGGTCGTGGAGCTGGCGCAGCACGCGCTCGCGGTGGTCCTCCTTGGTGAGGCCTTCGATCTTGTGGAAGCGCTCCTCGGCGGCCAGCGCCCGGGAGACGCGCCGCGTCTCGGCCCAGCGGCCCAGCAGGACCTCCTCGAGCACAGCGGTGTCGAGGGATGGTGAAGCCACCTCGTGGTCAGTAGTGTCGGTGGTGGTGTGACTTGTGGTCTGACTCATGGTCCGACTCCTTCGCCCGCGTGGTCAGTGTGACAGTGATGATCGACACAGCTAGTCTAAGATACTGATCAGTAATAACGCCAAGTCCTGGTTCCCCGACTGGAGGAGAACACCTCGTGACCACCCCTGACCTGACTCGCCCTGACCGGACGCGTGAGGCCGTCATCATCGGCGGCAACCGCATCCCCTTCGCCCGCGCCCACGGCGCCTACGCTTCTGCCTCGAACCAGGACATGCTCACCTCGGCGCTCAACGGCCTGGTGGCACGGTTCGGGCTGCAGGGCCAGCGTCTGGGCTCGGTCGCCGGGGGAGCGGTGATGAAGCACTCGAAGAACTTCAACCTGATGCGTGAGTCCCTGCTGGGCACCCCGCTGGATCCTGCGACCCCCGCCACCGACGTGCAGATGGCCTGCGCCACCGGCATGGAGGCCATCGGCTCGCTGGCGGACAAGATCCGGCTGGGCCGCATCGAATCCGCCGTCGGTGCCGGTGTCGACTCCATCTCGGATGCGCCGATCGTGGTCACCGACGAGCTGCGCGGCATCCTCATGGAGGTCAACCGGGCCAAGACGCCTGGTCAGCGTCTCAAGGCGCTGACGAAGATCCGGCCGGGCCACCTCGCACCGCAGGCCCCCGGCGTCAACGAGCCGCGCACCGGAATGTCCATGGGCGAACACATGGCCGTCACCGCCCATGCCTGGGGGATCGGCCGTCAGGAGCAGGACGAGCTCGCCCTGGCCAGCCACCAGAACCTCGCCGCCGCCTACGACGACGGCTTCTTCGACGACCTGGTGACCCCGTTTCAGGGAGTGCAGCGCGACACCAATCTGCGGCCCGACTCCAGCCTGGAGAAGCTCGGGCGGCTGGCTCCCGCGTTCGGCCGGGACCTGGGGGAGGAGGCCACCATGACGGCCGCCAACTCCACCGCGCTGACCGACGGCGCCTCCGCGGTGCTGCTGGGCTCCGAGGAGTACGCCGACGCCCACGACCTGCCCAAGCTCGCCACGTTCGTGGACTACGAGCAGGCGGCGGTGGACTTCGTCGACGGCGCCGAAGGGCTGCTCATGGCGCCGGCCTACGCGGCCGCGAGGATGCTCACCCGCAACGGTCTCACCTTGGAGGACTTCGAGTACTTCGAGATCCACGAGGCCTTCGCCTCCACCGTGCTGGCGCAGATCGCCGCGTGGGAGGACGAGGACTTCTGCCGGGAGAAGCTCGGTCTGGACGCTCCTCTGGGCCGTGTCGACCGCAGCCGGCTGAACCTCCACGGCTCCTCGCTGGCGGCCGGGCACCCCTTCGCCGCGACCGGCGGCCGGATCGTGGCCACGCTGGCGAAGATGCTCCACGGCAAGCCCGGCAAGCTGGGCTTCATCTCGGTCTGCGCGGCCGGCGGCCAGGGCGTCACCGCGATCCTGGAAGGACGGTGAGCATCCCGATGTCCCGTGACACCTACACCGAATTCGTCAACACCTCGGTCGGCAAGCGCCTGACCAAGGCTCTCGGCCTGCCTCAGCCGGCGCGTCTGCGCCGTCATCGGCCCGGCGAGGCCGTGGTCCGGGGCCCGGTCGTGGTGGTCGGCACCAGCTCGGCCTCGGACGAGATCGCCGCGCTGCTGCTCGGCTGGGGCCTCGACGTCCGTCGCCACGTGGAACCCCGGGAGCGCGTCTCGGCGGTCATCGCCTGCTTCGACGCCGTCACCACTCCGGCCGACCTCAGCGAGACCGTGCTGGGTCTGGGCCGGGTGCTGAAGCAGGTCGGCCCCTCCGGACGCGTCATCACCCTGTACCGCCGGCCGGAGACGGCGGTGGACCCCGCGGTGCGGGCCGCCCGCAAGGGCGTGGAAGGGCTGACCCGCTCCGTGGCCCACGAGATGCGCGCCGGCGCCACGGCCAACGGCCTGATCCTGGCCGAGGACCTGGATGTGGCCGCCCCCTCCGTGGCCGGGGGACTGCGCTTCCTGCTCTCCGGTCGCTCGGCCTTCGTCTCGGGGCAGCTGCTCACCGTGGACTCCGTCAATGGGACGCTTCCCCAAGACTGGGACCGTCCCCTGCAGGGGCAGGTCGCCGTGGTCACCGGCGCCGCGCGCGGCATCGGTGCTTCCATCGCGGAGGTCCTGCACCGCGACGGCGCCCGAATCATCGCGGTGGACGTGCCCGCCGCCGGAGAGCAGCTGGCGGCCACCGCGAACCGGGTGGCCGGCACGGCGCTGCAGCTGGACATCACCGCCGAGGATGCCGGAGAACGGATCCTCAGCCACGCCCGCC
It contains:
- a CDS encoding FKBP-type peptidyl-prolyl cis-trans isomerase, with protein sequence MSFGQRSYDRTRPEIDFPGDTPPEELVVEELIPGGGPGVEPGDQISCHYVGVSWSTGEEFDASWNRGQPLDFTAGAGQVISGWDQGLIGMQEGARRRLEIPPHLAYGEQGAGGAIGPNETLIFVVDLVSIRRAG
- a CDS encoding WYL domain-containing protein, which encodes MVGYRHISRRAADRVVGIDGGIDGDVVAEYEAASHATGAEETQDVTADSGVSRALSLAATLIDAAPSGLTKAEVRERVEHYRTAGDGASAEAFEQQFSRDKRHLRRIGIEITEQGGGAEDREGRGGDHEFRYLIDPQAHGLPLLELDAEEVVALRHTELLWSGTRAQQAIRQASGALLAPHLGEGGLPDVGGPAQSQPSAVRLGLADDQVLDHLAVLAEARGSRVVGFDYGPRGRHRAERRRTLPLGVGSRGGWYLVGHDLDRDAVRVYRLDRIRGAIEPLTVQDDGAAAILQGIAEGRVDPRKVTQEQLETLGPVHGTETVELAVAEALVPSFLPHARAQSAEDVESADGAVTQRRRSRGDGARRLTVETSLHDSFVGKVAAAGPQVHILSGHRLTALVRSHLESVLRAHRDVPAEPIELKPVKHGARNDALVKIARVVSIAAYLQASGGARVSDLLRRYSLEPRQLHRDLLSLQQSAAFDDAQFGHYIDITPELPLTRRVFEERLVPEDPVIRVQLPGERLSSTLGRPLRLSTPQALSLLIGLEGLIASEDPTEELVRAAAERLRDRIRAIVPEELDVTAAELSVVWHSDDDFGREPQLHAALGAGHAVELLYEDLQGRRTRRTVDPVNLLHDGPRTYLRAWCRSAQGERNFLLSRMLELRPLPETPLSRESLRLAAEPARRPEVPRLPEDTLVTLRFAPSAVALADGWAPLREAWHEGGARTVEVALRSPAIAVDLALRSGGDVTVTAPEELSAEVLHRAEAALAAVRRNASSCVEYPETQTKGRTP
- the tatA gene encoding Sec-independent protein translocase subunit TatA, which codes for MNITGWQIAIIALLIILLFGAPKLPQLAKSVGQSMRIFKSEVRTMNDESQDKEPEPDADERPAVEGRVVDPSESPRRRGSEQRRDHA
- the tatC gene encoding twin-arginine translocase subunit TatC, giving the protein MAGTQDEDPRTTGRRRRKRRRRDAEGKMPLKEHLRELRNRLIKACLGIVVGAVAGFFLYDTIFALLSSPVVDFDDVDRSTEIAFNTVGQPLDLMIRISLFVGIVISSPVWLYQVWAFIMPGLQKKEKRYAMGFIAASVPLFVIGIAMAYVVLPQAIRFFFTLNPEGTSNIIAPDVYFTFVLHLFLAFGIAMVIPVVLVGVNMMGLITGRRVLKSWRGTLMFIALISAMAAPGGDAITMFFIAGPLVVLFGVAIVLCLLNDKRREKRVAAREAANEDLVA
- the pepN gene encoding aminopeptidase N — encoded protein: MTITDTDASADLDGPFPRAEVENLTRDEAAARSAHLSVQTCDVDVDLSAAAAEGATTYPVTTRISFRSSAPGGETFLDYLGASVEEVVLNGTALPVADHVGAARIRLPELAEENLVEIRSTSRFSRSGEGLHRFVDPADGQVYLYTQYEPADSRRVFPVFEQPDLKAVFRITITGPETWELRSNGAETSREQVPGAAEGLEGVGLVRVRFAETRRLSSYITALLAGPYHRVDGLWSGGVEGEEPLEVPLAVLCRSALAEHLDAEELLDLTRRGLDFFHAEFAVPYPWGKYDQVFVPEYNLGAMENPGLVTFTEAYVFDTAATDAQRETRANTLMHEMAHMWFGDLVTMRWWDDLWLKESFADYMGSLAVDEATDWTTSWISFANGRKAWAYVQDQYPTTHPIVADITDLEAADQNFDGITYAKGASVLKQLAAFVGREAFREAARRYFARHAFGNASLADFLTVLEEVSGQDMAGWAQAWLQTAGVPEISATVESHGSVAVVEGGVDPATGQEVTRPHLVDVGVHVLDRSTGTLRRTGSVPATLDGRTVVSGLELPAPGVPRLLLANEEDLTYAKLSLDAESVAAVLVHPVQDPLSRATVWAALWSMVRDGELSASRFLEAVMTLGLQIEEVVVVQALLRQSVRALELYTPVEQREALEERFAGRLAEFISEEAGGDRQRAAARTLATLSRQTSSQLELLAALLDGEAASLGISGLDLDEEIRWAFLQALTVHGRVQHEVLDAELAARTTARGRIAHRLALAARPQAEVKRAAFAQAIAGTDEHGAELSNDHLTATVVGFRCGPATLVADHDEDYFAALQDVWTRMSQGQATRVVSGLYPGVQDLEAGQSPEEHPAARRTAEWLRAHDDAPAALRRILIEEQDDLLRGLRAQQAARS
- a CDS encoding acyl-CoA dehydrogenase; this encodes MSQTTSHTTTDTTDHEVASPSLDTAVLEEVLLGRWAETRRVSRALAAEERFHKIEGLTKEDHRERVLRQLHDLVSADAVHRAFPREFGGADSHGGNIAAFEELVTADPSLQIKSGVQWGLFGAAVLHLGTEEHHRRFLPGIMDLSVPGAFAMTEIGHGSDVASLGTTATYDPDTEEFVIHTPFTAATKRYLGNAAVDGKDAVVFAQLITDGVNHGVHCFYCHLRDDDGNTLPGITITDDGQKGGLNGVDNGRIRFDSIRVPRSHLLDRYGAVTADGAYSSPIESPGRRFFTMIGTLVQGRVSLTGASVAASKLALIGAVTYANQRRQFNASSPVQEEVIMDYQLHQRRLLPRLATTVALSFAQEKLLAKFDDVFSGADDSDENRQELETLAAAIKPVATWHALDTLQEAREACGGAGFIAENRFTTLHADLDIYVTFEGDNNVLLQLVAKRLLSDYASEFKDADVGALSRYVASQAQSTVLHRFGLRRALQSVQDTGDERRSANWFKQTEVQRELLTDRVRQMVADVAGQLRSVARKPQAEQAATFNEHQYEIINAAKAHADLLVWESFTEALEEVEHAGTRQVLTWLRDVYALTRIEETLDWYLLHGRISAQRARTLSPYINRLLARLRPLAQDIVDSFGYTADHVRMEVASGAEQERQDEAMEHHRVLRASSEAPVDEKILVKRRQQERRSQRKGG
- a CDS encoding acetyl-CoA C-acetyltransferase — protein: MTTPDLTRPDRTREAVIIGGNRIPFARAHGAYASASNQDMLTSALNGLVARFGLQGQRLGSVAGGAVMKHSKNFNLMRESLLGTPLDPATPATDVQMACATGMEAIGSLADKIRLGRIESAVGAGVDSISDAPIVVTDELRGILMEVNRAKTPGQRLKALTKIRPGHLAPQAPGVNEPRTGMSMGEHMAVTAHAWGIGRQEQDELALASHQNLAAAYDDGFFDDLVTPFQGVQRDTNLRPDSSLEKLGRLAPAFGRDLGEEATMTAANSTALTDGASAVLLGSEEYADAHDLPKLATFVDYEQAAVDFVDGAEGLLMAPAYAAARMLTRNGLTLEDFEYFEIHEAFASTVLAQIAAWEDEDFCREKLGLDAPLGRVDRSRLNLHGSSLAAGHPFAATGGRIVATLAKMLHGKPGKLGFISVCAAGGQGVTAILEGR
- a CDS encoding 3-oxoacyl-ACP reductase — encoded protein: MSRDTYTEFVNTSVGKRLTKALGLPQPARLRRHRPGEAVVRGPVVVVGTSSASDEIAALLLGWGLDVRRHVEPRERVSAVIACFDAVTTPADLSETVLGLGRVLKQVGPSGRVITLYRRPETAVDPAVRAARKGVEGLTRSVAHEMRAGATANGLILAEDLDVAAPSVAGGLRFLLSGRSAFVSGQLLTVDSVNGTLPQDWDRPLQGQVAVVTGAARGIGASIAEVLHRDGARIIAVDVPAAGEQLAATANRVAGTALQLDITAEDAGERILSHARQHHGRLDIVVHNAGITRDKLLGNMDAGRWDSVIAVNIEAQLRMNRALLADELFNRPEGSSGPRIVSLASTSGIAGNRGQTNYAASKAGVIGMVAATSAQLEARHGTINAVAPGFIETEMTARMPFATREVARRLNSLNQGGRPVDVAESVAYLASPAAGGTSGLTLRVCGQNLIGA